A region from the Aegilops tauschii subsp. strangulata cultivar AL8/78 chromosome 5, Aet v6.0, whole genome shotgun sequence genome encodes:
- the LOC109781367 gene encoding protein JASON has protein sequence MGCLFDCFRAAGGEPRAGRARAQLVSSSVVPSPKVGERRAPPSRNALSAVFLREDEGSQATSSGSDRDAGSNRVDPELMHEEATFLKNGGALSETPNEILKEPESMDSALQYETHSALLTALSENMNSMEVLKADECQTPSGSHQSSYLPDASSSSRNVCDASNQHDTEPVSKSIDSDGVNNEPVVDCRIKLTTLESCSATSNDDIYLDGSKSSPFSTPLKVNGGIHTPVNTQVPDSEELTNENCTRSCSHNSHEGLNSSRDLEHCGVYREDPCQPDISDEDLKGAKNNSPDLVETSISDECSLFQNSEGSVSSYNKTSDNTSFVEKCQATDVTVHASRNKVITTNSGSDVEFPSLSQWLKPPSSSKAIRDESYTSDTFNSAKSSDEDRPIIGMVAAHWKSEEPDNFTPKWWDGNGIPNSTNKYKEDQKVSWHAMSFEERLEKALSEEKLLSQRKCSTGNTSHFSGVEGEESDTAASNHLRVAAFT, from the exons ATGGGGTGCCTGTTCGACTGCTTCCGCGCGGCCGGCGGCGAGCCGCGCGCCGGCCGCGCCCGCGCCCAGCTCGTCTCCTCCTCCGTCGTCCCCAGCCCCAAG GTCGGCGAGAGGAGGGCGCCGCCGTCAAGGAACGCGCTGTCCGCCGTGTTCCTGCGCGAAG ATGAGGGATCGCAGGCCACGAGCTCGGGGTCGGACCGGGACGCCGGGAGCAACAGGGTGGATCCGGAGCTCATGCACGAGGAG GCCACTTTCCTCAAAAATGGCGGTGCACTGTCGGAAACTCCAAATGAAATCCTTAAAGAGCCTGAAAGCATGGATTCAGCTCTGCAGTATGAAACACATTCAGCGCTGCTAACTGCCTTGTCTGAAAACATGAATTCCATGGAAGTGCTGAAGGCTGATGAATGCCAAACTCCTTCAGGGTCTCATCAAAGCTCCTATCTACCAGATGCTTCAAG CTCTTCTAGGAATGTTTGCGATGCATCAAACCAGCATGATACTGAACCTGTGAGCAAGAGCATAGACTCTGACGGTGTGAATAATGAGCCTGTGGTCGACTGCAGGATCAAGTTAACCACCTTGGAGTCATGCTCTGCCACCAGTAATGATGATATCTATCTGGATGGATCCAAGTCTTCACCCTTTTCAACTCCTTTGAAAGTGAATGGTGGGATACATACTCCAGTTAACACTCAGGTACCTGACTCGGAAGAGTTGACAAACGAGAACTGTACTAGGTCTTGTTCGCATAATTCGCACGAAGGTCTGAATTCCTCTCGGGATCTCGAACATTGTGGAGTGTACAGAGAAGATCCCTGCCAGCCTGATATATCTGATGAGGATCTCAAGGGTGCAAAGAATAACAGTCCGGATTTGGTTGAAACTTCAATATCTGATGAATGTTCCCTGTTCCAGAACTCTGAGGGTTCTGTATCATCTTATAACAAGACAAGTGATAACACATCTTTTGTGGAGAAATGCCAGGCCACTGATGTAACAGTTCATGCCAGCAGAAATAAGGTGATTACAACAAATAGTGGTTCAGATGTCGAATTCCCAAGCTTGTCCCAGTGGTTGAAGCCTCCAAGTTCGAGTAAGGCGATCAGAGATGAAAGCTATACAAGTGACACATTTAATTCTGCTAAGAGTTCTGATGAGGATAGGCCTATCATTGGAATGGTCGCGGCTCACTGGAAATCCGAAGAGCCAGATAATTTTACTCCTAAATGGTGGGATGGAAATGGCATTCCCAACTCAACAAATAAGTACAAAGAA GATCAGAAGGTTAGTTGGCATGCGATGTCATTCGAGGAGAGGCTTGAAAAGGCTTTATCTGAAGAGAAGCTGCTTTCTCAAAG GAAATGCTCCACTGGAAACACATCTCACTTTTCAGGTGTAGAAGGTGAGGAAAGTGATACTGCTGCATCTAACCATCTACGTGTTGCTGCTTTTACATGA